A region of Mycobacterium sp. 155 DNA encodes the following proteins:
- a CDS encoding type I restriction endonuclease subunit R, translating to MDQHKEIAFETEFVEHLNVHGWLYSPNDAGYDRERALFPEDVLAWLADTQPDQLAKVVKAGGGDVAKQQSQLLDRIVKVLDTPMDNGGGTLNLLRKGFSHLSAKFEMCVFRPESTLNEKRNADHAAVRLRVMRQVHFSTADQRSVDLVFFVNGLPVATAELKTEFTQTIFDAITQYKTSRLPKDRASGAVQPLFVSGARALVHFAVSDDEVWMTTKLAGETTHFLPFNRGAEDGGAGNPLNPDGPRTAYLWERVLQRDAWLNILGRLMYIKHESSTDPISGKTTKSSSLRFPRFHQWEAVTELTAKVTAEGVGNRYLIQHSAGSGKTDSIAWTAHRMARLQVDNHKVFDSVIVVTDRNVLDDQLQDAIKQIDNDAGIVVAIDRAEAAKSGDVKSKSGLLAKALIDGKLIIVVTIQTFPFAMAEIRKNKGLKGKTFAVIADEAHSSQSGEVAAKLKAVLTAEEIKEIEEGGEIDVEAVLAAEAAERAESANISYFAFTATPKAKTLELFGRRPAPGEPPAPFHIYTMKQAIQEGYILDVLTGYHSFKLAFQVAQNAAGGEVDQSKATKEVMRWVKLNPQTIAQKAAIIVEHFRENVADLLDGHAKAMVVTDSRKAAVRYKLAIDDYIAKKGYGYGTLVAFSGTVSDPESGPGDFTEASMNPGVKDLRTSFRGDKYKVMIVANKFQTGFDQPLLCAMYVDRILSGVTAVQTLSRLNRTYRTPSGTPKTAATTEVVDFVNEPEEIRKAFEPYYTDAFLETETDPNLVHDLAAKLDTAGIYTQAEIDQCAEAVVKAKGHHALAAAIDPGKKAFAERYQAALIHNDGDKAALAELDMFRKDVGSFVRLYDFMSQIINYGDPALEKKQIYLRNLDRVIQPDNYTAPIDLSDVVLKKVKQIDRGRIDIGLGVRVGLSGITAAGSGEKRDPKMVAFQQVLDRLNDLFGSEDFTESQKVSFLEALLRTLLDDAALVQQAKVNSTKQFTESPDFEDAVEDAVTDNQGAHQKMSDYFFTNKPGRAYLISDIAKWFYQVVAAEPDAG from the coding sequence ATGGACCAGCACAAGGAGATCGCGTTCGAGACGGAATTCGTTGAGCACCTGAATGTCCACGGGTGGCTCTACTCGCCGAACGACGCCGGCTACGACCGCGAACGCGCCCTGTTCCCCGAGGATGTCCTGGCATGGCTGGCGGACACCCAGCCCGACCAGCTGGCCAAGGTGGTCAAGGCCGGCGGCGGCGACGTCGCCAAGCAGCAGTCGCAGCTGCTGGACCGGATTGTGAAAGTTCTTGACACCCCGATGGACAACGGTGGCGGCACGCTGAACCTGCTGCGTAAGGGGTTCTCGCATCTGTCGGCGAAGTTCGAGATGTGCGTGTTCAGGCCGGAGTCGACGCTGAATGAGAAGCGCAACGCCGACCACGCGGCGGTGCGGCTGCGGGTGATGCGGCAGGTGCACTTCTCCACCGCCGATCAGCGGTCGGTGGATCTGGTGTTCTTCGTCAACGGGCTTCCCGTCGCCACCGCCGAGCTCAAGACGGAATTCACCCAGACCATCTTCGATGCGATCACCCAGTACAAGACCTCCCGCCTGCCCAAGGACCGCGCCTCCGGGGCGGTGCAGCCGCTGTTCGTCTCCGGTGCCCGCGCCCTGGTGCACTTCGCGGTGTCCGACGACGAGGTGTGGATGACCACCAAACTCGCTGGGGAGACAACACATTTCCTACCTTTCAACCGCGGCGCCGAGGATGGCGGCGCCGGCAACCCGCTCAACCCAGACGGGCCGCGCACCGCGTATCTGTGGGAGCGGGTGCTGCAGCGCGACGCGTGGCTGAACATTCTCGGTCGCCTGATGTACATCAAGCACGAGTCGAGCACCGATCCGATCAGCGGCAAGACCACCAAGTCGTCGTCGCTGCGCTTCCCGCGGTTTCATCAGTGGGAGGCGGTCACCGAACTCACCGCGAAAGTCACCGCGGAGGGTGTCGGCAACCGCTACCTGATCCAGCACTCGGCTGGCTCGGGCAAGACCGACTCGATCGCCTGGACCGCGCACCGGATGGCACGCCTACAGGTCGACAACCACAAGGTGTTCGACTCGGTCATCGTGGTGACCGACCGCAACGTGCTCGACGACCAGCTGCAGGACGCGATCAAGCAGATCGACAACGACGCGGGCATCGTCGTCGCGATCGACCGCGCCGAAGCCGCGAAGTCCGGCGATGTGAAGTCGAAGTCTGGGCTGCTGGCCAAAGCTTTGATCGACGGCAAGCTGATCATCGTCGTCACCATTCAGACGTTCCCGTTCGCGATGGCCGAGATCCGGAAGAACAAGGGCCTCAAGGGCAAGACATTCGCCGTCATCGCCGACGAGGCGCACTCGTCGCAGTCCGGTGAGGTCGCCGCCAAGCTGAAGGCGGTGCTGACCGCCGAAGAGATCAAGGAGATCGAGGAGGGCGGGGAGATCGACGTCGAGGCGGTGCTGGCGGCCGAGGCCGCCGAGCGTGCGGAGTCGGCCAATATCTCCTACTTCGCGTTCACCGCCACCCCGAAGGCCAAGACGCTGGAACTGTTCGGCCGCCGCCCGGCCCCTGGCGAGCCACCGGCGCCGTTTCACATCTACACGATGAAGCAGGCCATCCAGGAGGGATACATCCTCGATGTGCTCACCGGCTACCACAGCTTCAAGCTGGCGTTCCAGGTCGCCCAGAACGCTGCCGGCGGCGAGGTGGATCAGTCCAAGGCCACCAAGGAGGTCATGCGCTGGGTCAAGCTCAACCCGCAGACCATCGCGCAGAAGGCCGCGATCATCGTCGAGCACTTCCGGGAGAACGTCGCGGACCTGCTCGACGGACACGCCAAGGCGATGGTGGTCACCGACTCCCGCAAGGCCGCGGTGCGCTACAAGCTCGCGATCGACGACTACATCGCCAAGAAGGGTTACGGCTACGGCACTTTGGTGGCGTTCTCCGGCACCGTTTCGGACCCGGAATCGGGGCCGGGCGACTTCACCGAGGCCAGCATGAACCCCGGAGTGAAGGATCTGCGGACGTCGTTCCGCGGCGATAAGTACAAGGTGATGATCGTCGCCAACAAGTTCCAGACCGGCTTCGATCAACCCCTGCTGTGTGCGATGTACGTCGACCGGATCCTCTCCGGGGTCACCGCGGTGCAAACCCTCTCGCGACTCAACCGCACCTACCGCACCCCGTCGGGAACGCCGAAGACCGCGGCCACAACGGAAGTCGTCGACTTCGTCAACGAACCCGAGGAGATCCGCAAGGCGTTCGAGCCGTACTACACCGACGCCTTCCTGGAGACCGAAACCGACCCCAACCTGGTCCACGACCTCGCGGCGAAACTCGACACCGCCGGCATCTACACCCAAGCCGAAATCGACCAATGCGCGGAAGCCGTCGTGAAAGCCAAAGGCCACCACGCGCTCGCCGCGGCGATCGACCCCGGCAAGAAGGCCTTCGCCGAGCGCTACCAGGCAGCCCTGATCCACAACGACGGCGACAAGGCAGCCCTGGCCGAGCTGGACATGTTCCGCAAGGACGTCGGATCGTTCGTGCGCCTCTACGACTTCATGTCGCAGATCATCAACTACGGCGACCCAGCGCTCGAGAAGAAGCAGATCTATCTGCGCAACCTCGACCGGGTGATCCAGCCCGACAACTACACCGCTCCGATCGACCTGTCCGACGTGGTGCTGAAGAAGGTCAAGCAGATCGACCGCGGCCGCATCGACATCGGACTCGGCGTGCGGGTCGGACTGTCCGGCATCACCGCCGCCGGATCCGGGGAGAAGCGCGACCCGAAGATGGTCGCCTTCCAGCAGGTGCTGGACCGCCTCAACGACCTCTTCGGCTCCGAGGACTTCACTGAGTCCCAGAAGGTGTCGTTCCTCGAGGCCCTGCTGCGGACCCTGCTCGACGACGCCGCGCTCGTGCAGCAGGCGAAAGTGAACTCCACCAAGCAGTTCACCGAGTCGCCCGACTTTGAGGATGCGGTCGAGGACGCGGTCACCGACAACCAGGGCGCGCACCAGAAGATGAGCGACTACTTCTTCACCAACAAACCAGGGCGGGCCTACCTGATCTCCGACATCGCGAAATGGTTCTACCAGGTAGTCGCTGCGGAGCCAGACGCCGGGTAG
- a CDS encoding McrB family protein codes for MNRPNAPQVEKVGAQIFSDCLIADGSLLTPGKQIWTSDNLAELHANYIGAPDVSAKSFSEKLAIQLEPCSPGARQLFAEIYVLNILPVVNFLESTKIRVIEEVLAPLHPPVGLTPDLLAAFSEGVFHGGPAWSSRRWAQLSFLVEFAEYFKSQDPTVRAAAATDPEALRKLVMDSPGQREPAQRQALLYTFQPRYYLPIVSNEHRGALRATFAAQYLPNGPSKDVDADLRTIVDGIEKDAGGPVDLYDDMWKPKWFPEPHPGKKAETGGHAKVGGETESSDTPYTVADIVAEGSFHSKERLQTMLEHWKDNQNLVLQGAPGTGKTWLARRLAQALIGSLVPGAIRSVQFHPNTSYEDFVRGWRPKSGELELVDGALLQHAERARSSPDVPHVLVIEEINRGNPAQAFGEMLTLIERSKRNPDDALSLSYPKFDGEEYYLPDNLYLLGTMNIADRSLALVDLALRRRFSFETLEPAFTDAWASYLAKKLPNDAGLVETIRSRISDLNTTIEQDPMLGPNFLIGQSFLTPLQTQSDGKAWYLGVIDTQIGPQLQEYWFDAREKADAAIAALKA; via the coding sequence ATGAACCGACCGAACGCCCCGCAAGTCGAGAAGGTCGGCGCCCAGATCTTCAGTGACTGCCTCATCGCCGATGGGTCCCTGCTGACCCCGGGTAAGCAAATCTGGACCAGCGACAACCTCGCCGAACTGCACGCCAACTACATCGGAGCGCCCGACGTGTCGGCCAAGTCATTCTCCGAAAAACTTGCAATCCAACTCGAGCCCTGCTCCCCCGGGGCAAGGCAACTGTTCGCCGAGATCTATGTTCTCAACATCCTGCCGGTCGTGAACTTCCTCGAGTCGACCAAAATCAGAGTCATTGAAGAGGTTCTGGCACCCCTGCACCCGCCGGTGGGATTGACTCCGGATCTTCTCGCTGCATTCAGCGAAGGCGTCTTCCATGGCGGCCCTGCCTGGAGTAGTCGGCGCTGGGCGCAGCTGTCCTTTCTCGTTGAGTTCGCCGAATACTTCAAGAGCCAAGACCCCACTGTCCGAGCTGCGGCCGCCACCGACCCCGAGGCGCTACGCAAGCTCGTGATGGACTCCCCGGGTCAACGTGAGCCCGCCCAGCGCCAAGCGCTGCTCTACACATTCCAACCGCGCTACTACCTGCCCATCGTCAGCAACGAGCACCGCGGGGCCCTTCGCGCCACCTTTGCTGCGCAGTACCTTCCCAACGGCCCCTCCAAGGACGTCGACGCCGACCTCCGAACAATCGTCGACGGCATCGAGAAAGACGCCGGTGGGCCCGTCGACCTGTACGACGACATGTGGAAGCCGAAATGGTTCCCGGAACCGCACCCCGGCAAGAAGGCCGAGACTGGCGGCCACGCCAAGGTCGGCGGCGAGACCGAGTCTTCGGACACCCCTTACACGGTGGCCGACATCGTCGCAGAAGGAAGTTTCCACTCCAAGGAGCGTCTGCAGACGATGCTCGAACACTGGAAGGACAACCAGAACCTGGTTCTGCAGGGTGCCCCCGGGACGGGGAAGACATGGCTCGCCCGGCGTCTGGCGCAAGCACTCATCGGCTCCCTAGTGCCCGGTGCGATCCGCTCGGTGCAGTTCCATCCCAACACTTCCTACGAGGACTTCGTCCGCGGATGGCGCCCCAAGTCGGGCGAACTCGAGTTAGTGGACGGCGCGTTACTCCAGCACGCCGAACGCGCTCGCAGCAGTCCCGACGTACCGCACGTCCTCGTTATCGAAGAGATCAATCGCGGTAACCCCGCCCAGGCATTTGGTGAAATGCTCACGCTCATCGAGAGGAGCAAACGCAATCCCGACGATGCACTTTCGCTGAGCTATCCGAAATTCGACGGGGAGGAGTATTACCTGCCCGACAACCTGTACCTGCTCGGGACGATGAACATCGCCGACCGGTCACTGGCCCTGGTCGATCTGGCCCTGCGCCGGCGGTTCAGCTTCGAGACCCTCGAACCGGCTTTCACCGATGCCTGGGCGAGTTACCTCGCCAAGAAGCTGCCGAATGATGCAGGACTGGTGGAGACGATCCGCAGCCGCATTAGCGACCTCAATACGACCATCGAACAAGACCCCATGCTCGGACCGAACTTCCTGATCGGACAGAGCTTCCTGACACCTCTGCAGACCCAGTCCGACGGCAAGGCATGGTATTTGGGCGTTATCGACACACAGATCGGCCCACAACTGCAGGAGTACTGGTTCGACGCCCGCGAGAAGGCCGACGCCGCCATCGCGGCCCTCAAAGCCTGA
- a CDS encoding ATP-binding protein: protein MQQALALAADPGLYAIRVEAVNDIIDVELLSVERQLVKGFQFRRRNQGDTWGQQELIDELARWSGLAAENLTATYEFVTDGRLGRTGLKVRDALERAPSGDLHDIRELIAGKTGDVAVSDDSLTRAVIRAEVLAYADLISGAQTRAQALLLNVTSKAEAEERGRWVVLELVNMITERSGLPDENARLITRDEVLQLLATPQDRIPTKQWDDALKGEFCASVLARADERSVELACRPDVAIGAGSAAGPKLLEHWAEPGAVRLLAGASGSGKSTVVLDMQRRAAEHGVVVIAAHAEDYIVGRLEALIAAGLNRHAYIGAHPAVGTAALADPEVVIALDGVTEIPAETREKLEEELKQFLTAGQRAELVLVGRGVTAMRAMLTRSSAVTDLVVCPMSEDEQCQIVGSFYQLEPDLARWLVRRVGHAMQDVATNPLMLLLGAKAIALQGNASSPATIYLTVISDLAEQCGYPDASVLVVGLGMAYAELLDGQKRYCDTLDWVALLKEAAERLADAGHSVTVRRLREFGSETGLVRSAPFDTVRPFHDSFADFLAGVALSRSLADLPARLGEHDRARARFLAQLSGVSDRLAHLLTRDLPFTAVNVVPYERRSSESRWLDETKRHLDQLLPTAEVRPTVAYWEDANGRVVVTVGAGVEGWLGAAAPERAVIESGWTFRLGKGQGPLTVAVRIWHRWLDQHLTPPSLSGVAVPHTLEESCALLAEHSQALLRHRRELSSLMELAGPDADELAEAATQRIQFAISDHHVDEERDRGVWFRERAELTTGEEVLVGELPDPSAWTGRGSVDSFVTTGAAQSASRDLQQIINAMVGRTWL, encoded by the coding sequence GTGCAACAGGCACTCGCCCTCGCCGCGGACCCCGGTCTGTACGCTATTCGGGTCGAAGCCGTAAATGACATCATCGACGTTGAACTCCTTTCTGTAGAAAGACAACTCGTCAAAGGGTTCCAGTTCAGGCGGCGCAACCAAGGTGACACCTGGGGGCAGCAAGAACTCATCGACGAACTGGCTCGCTGGTCGGGCCTGGCTGCCGAAAACCTCACAGCCACCTATGAGTTCGTCACCGATGGGCGCCTCGGCCGGACGGGCCTGAAAGTGCGCGATGCGCTGGAGAGGGCCCCGTCCGGTGACCTGCACGACATTCGCGAGCTCATCGCGGGTAAGACGGGAGATGTAGCCGTCAGCGACGATTCGCTGACTCGAGCGGTTATTCGAGCCGAAGTGCTGGCCTACGCCGACCTCATCAGCGGTGCACAAACCCGCGCACAGGCACTACTGCTCAATGTGACCAGCAAAGCTGAAGCCGAGGAGCGCGGCCGATGGGTTGTGCTTGAACTAGTCAACATGATCACCGAGCGCAGCGGCCTGCCCGACGAGAACGCCCGACTCATCACCCGCGACGAAGTTCTGCAGTTACTGGCAACACCGCAGGATCGAATTCCGACTAAGCAGTGGGACGACGCACTCAAAGGGGAATTCTGCGCTTCAGTCCTCGCGCGCGCCGACGAACGATCGGTTGAGCTGGCCTGCCGTCCGGACGTGGCGATCGGCGCCGGATCGGCGGCCGGACCGAAACTCCTGGAGCATTGGGCAGAGCCTGGTGCGGTGCGGCTGCTGGCCGGCGCATCCGGTAGCGGGAAGTCCACGGTCGTGCTGGACATGCAGCGCCGTGCCGCCGAGCACGGTGTGGTGGTGATCGCGGCCCATGCCGAGGATTACATCGTCGGCCGCCTTGAAGCGCTGATCGCAGCGGGTCTTAATCGGCACGCCTACATCGGTGCCCATCCCGCGGTCGGCACCGCCGCCCTCGCAGACCCCGAGGTTGTCATCGCCCTTGACGGGGTGACCGAGATCCCGGCTGAGACGCGCGAGAAGCTTGAGGAAGAGCTCAAGCAGTTTCTGACGGCAGGCCAGCGGGCCGAACTGGTGCTTGTCGGGCGCGGAGTCACCGCAATGCGCGCCATGCTGACCCGCTCGTCCGCGGTGACCGACCTCGTGGTCTGCCCCATGTCTGAAGATGAGCAGTGCCAGATAGTCGGGAGCTTCTATCAGCTTGAGCCCGATCTTGCGCGGTGGCTGGTCCGACGGGTCGGCCATGCCATGCAGGATGTGGCGACCAACCCTCTGATGCTTTTGCTGGGAGCCAAGGCGATTGCACTGCAAGGGAATGCGTCTAGCCCGGCCACGATCTACCTGACGGTGATTTCGGACCTGGCCGAGCAGTGCGGCTACCCCGATGCCAGCGTCCTCGTGGTCGGCCTGGGCATGGCCTACGCCGAGCTGCTCGACGGGCAGAAGCGCTACTGTGACACCCTCGACTGGGTTGCGCTACTTAAGGAGGCCGCCGAACGACTGGCCGACGCGGGGCACTCGGTGACGGTGCGGCGGCTGCGGGAATTCGGTTCCGAGACAGGACTCGTTCGTTCGGCACCTTTCGATACGGTTCGTCCGTTCCATGATTCCTTCGCGGATTTCCTAGCAGGCGTGGCTTTGAGCAGGTCTCTGGCGGACCTGCCGGCCCGGCTCGGGGAACATGATCGAGCACGCGCGCGCTTTCTGGCCCAGCTGTCTGGGGTGAGCGATCGGCTGGCCCACCTGCTCACCCGTGACCTACCGTTTACCGCGGTCAATGTCGTTCCCTACGAGCGGCGCTCGTCTGAGTCGAGGTGGCTCGACGAGACCAAGCGACACCTGGATCAACTGTTGCCCACCGCCGAGGTTCGTCCGACTGTCGCCTATTGGGAAGACGCCAACGGACGGGTCGTGGTGACGGTCGGCGCCGGCGTCGAAGGCTGGTTGGGCGCTGCAGCGCCCGAGAGGGCCGTCATCGAGTCGGGCTGGACGTTCCGACTGGGGAAGGGTCAAGGACCACTGACGGTCGCGGTCCGCATCTGGCACCGGTGGCTCGACCAACACCTCACACCGCCCTCGCTCTCGGGGGTAGCGGTGCCGCACACCCTGGAGGAGTCGTGCGCGCTGCTTGCGGAGCATTCCCAGGCGCTGCTGCGGCATCGACGCGAATTGTCCTCGCTGATGGAACTCGCCGGTCCTGACGCCGATGAATTAGCCGAGGCGGCGACCCAGCGGATCCAGTTCGCGATCTCCGATCACCACGTTGACGAGGAACGAGACCGGGGCGTGTGGTTCCGCGAACGCGCAGAGCTCACGACCGGCGAGGAAGTCCTCGTCGGCGAATTGCCCGATCCCTCGGCGTGGACCGGTCGTGGCAGTGTGGACTCGTTCGTGACCACGGGTGCGGCGCAGAGCGCATCGCGAGACCTTCAGCAGATCATCAATGCGATGGTGGGCAGGACCTGGCTATGA
- a CDS encoding sulfocyanin-like copper-binding protein: MKTDRKSRDLAIAVAAVVVAVACVVALSIGMAMRQNRIAANMPYPPGYGMGPGMMGTGQPGPGTMMGPGMMGQPGMPGPGMMGPGRSPAVPSCSVPALPGTVVDVTLTDMHGMMGPGMMGPGMMGMGMMGMMRIVVNPATVPPGQVSFRVTNAGALSHELVVLPLAKGQYPGQRAIGPDGKVDETGSVAEASRTCGADREENQNAMGIAPGASGWTTVTLTPGRYELICNITGHYWTGMYTELDVSPPK; encoded by the coding sequence ATGAAAACTGACCGGAAATCACGTGACTTGGCTATCGCTGTTGCGGCGGTGGTCGTCGCCGTCGCCTGTGTCGTGGCATTGAGCATCGGAATGGCGATGCGGCAGAACCGCATCGCCGCGAACATGCCGTACCCACCCGGCTATGGAATGGGTCCGGGCATGATGGGCACCGGACAACCAGGGCCGGGGACGATGATGGGACCCGGCATGATGGGCCAGCCCGGCATGCCGGGACCCGGCATGATGGGACCTGGGCGATCTCCCGCTGTCCCGTCCTGTTCAGTGCCGGCGTTGCCGGGCACCGTCGTCGATGTGACCCTCACCGATATGCACGGAATGATGGGACCCGGGATGATGGGGCCGGGCATGATGGGGATGGGCATGATGGGCATGATGCGCATCGTGGTCAACCCGGCGACCGTCCCGCCGGGCCAGGTGTCTTTCCGTGTCACCAACGCTGGCGCATTGAGCCACGAACTGGTCGTGCTGCCACTGGCCAAAGGTCAATACCCAGGACAGCGGGCCATCGGCCCGGACGGCAAGGTCGACGAAACAGGCAGCGTCGCGGAAGCCTCCCGCACCTGCGGCGCTGACCGCGAGGAGAACCAGAACGCCATGGGCATCGCACCGGGAGCCAGTGGCTGGACCACCGTCACCCTCACGCCGGGCCGCTATGAACTGATCTGCAACATCACCGGCCACTACTGGACCGGCATGTACACCGAATTAGATGTGAGTCCACCCAAGTAG
- a CDS encoding SHOCT domain-containing protein, with product MDGYGWNHGGYGGWGWGGVVMSVLMVLLVIAVVVAIIFAVRYLSGSASLHHHGSAGPEGMRAEDRLADRFARGEIDGDEFRQRMALLREHR from the coding sequence ATGGATGGATACGGGTGGAATCACGGCGGGTATGGCGGCTGGGGCTGGGGCGGTGTGGTGATGAGCGTGCTGATGGTGCTTCTAGTGATTGCCGTGGTGGTGGCGATCATCTTCGCCGTCCGCTACCTGTCAGGCAGCGCGAGCCTTCACCATCACGGCAGCGCAGGTCCTGAGGGCATGCGTGCCGAAGATCGGCTGGCCGACCGCTTCGCGCGAGGCGAGATCGACGGTGACGAGTTCAGGCAGCGGATGGCGTTGCTGCGCGAGCACCGCTGA
- a CDS encoding metalloregulator ArsR/SmtB family transcription factor: MEMTSTSAEVQRVELAPAAALFRSLGDPTRLAIVHRLAAGPARVAELVQAVGLAQSTVSKHLACLRECGLVDSEPVGRASLFRLTQPALLDVLAAAQPLLDSTGYAVALCPTYGVDSLTPETS; encoded by the coding sequence ATGGAGATGACGAGCACCTCGGCAGAGGTGCAACGGGTCGAGCTGGCCCCAGCTGCGGCACTATTTCGTTCCCTCGGCGACCCCACCCGGCTGGCGATTGTGCACCGACTGGCCGCAGGGCCTGCGCGGGTCGCCGAGCTGGTTCAGGCAGTGGGGCTGGCCCAGTCCACCGTCTCCAAACACCTTGCCTGCCTGCGGGAGTGCGGGCTGGTGGACTCCGAGCCGGTGGGCCGCGCCTCCCTGTTCCGGCTGACCCAGCCCGCGCTGCTCGACGTGCTCGCCGCCGCCCAGCCGCTGCTGGATAGCACCGGCTATGCCGTCGCACTGTGCCCGACTTACGGCGTGGACAGCCTCACCCCCGAGACGTCGTGA
- a CDS encoding cation-translocating P-type ATPase codes for MSDACGCGSDEDPTGTPSEDEPERIWQISELRAAAFAGVALLAGYIVGWRGGPHPVQIGLYAVALLTGAWTFVPGTLRRLVRGKIGVGTLMTIAAIGAVILGEVGEAATLAFLFSISEGLEEYSITRTRRGLRALLSLVPDEATVIRDGREQTVSPAELKLGETMVVKPGERIATDATILTGHSSLDMAAITGESMPVEAGPGDEVFAGSINGTGALEVKVTASAEDNSLAKIVRIVEAEQSRKGASQRLADAIARPLVPAIMVVAAVVAALGSLLGDPRVWIERALVVLVAASPCALAIAVPVTVVAAIGAASKLGVLIKGGAALEALGRIRQIALDKTGTLTRNRPVVIDVATAGGASRDEVLAVAAALEARSEHPLARAILAAVAEVTAADSVEAVTGAGLRGHLNGTPVRLGRPGWIAPGSLAGDVERMQQAGATAVLIERDGVVIGAVAVRDELRPEALEVVSALHRDGYQLAMLTGDNERTARTLAADVGIDTVHADLRPEDKARIIQQLRAAYPTAMVGDGVNDAPALAAADLGIAMGAMGTDVAIETADVALMGEDLRNLPKALRHARRSRRIMLQNVGLSLAIVTVLVPLALLGVLGLAAVVLVHEVAEIVVIANGVRAGRTPPLAALPHPDGPRATAQPENTVNNRAETR; via the coding sequence ATGAGCGATGCGTGCGGCTGCGGCAGCGACGAAGACCCGACGGGAACGCCATCTGAGGATGAACCCGAGCGGATCTGGCAGATCAGTGAGCTACGGGCGGCGGCGTTTGCCGGTGTGGCGTTACTGGCCGGCTATATCGTGGGCTGGCGTGGCGGGCCCCACCCGGTCCAGATCGGGTTGTATGCGGTCGCACTGCTGACCGGTGCGTGGACGTTCGTGCCGGGCACGCTGCGCCGATTGGTCCGCGGCAAAATCGGTGTCGGGACGTTGATGACGATCGCCGCGATCGGCGCTGTGATCCTCGGCGAGGTCGGCGAGGCCGCCACGCTGGCGTTCCTGTTCTCGATCAGTGAGGGTCTCGAGGAGTACTCGATCACCCGGACCCGCCGCGGGCTGCGCGCGCTGCTATCGCTGGTCCCCGATGAGGCCACCGTGATCCGCGACGGCCGCGAGCAGACGGTGTCACCGGCGGAGTTGAAACTCGGCGAGACGATGGTGGTCAAGCCCGGTGAGCGGATCGCCACTGACGCCACCATCCTCACCGGACACAGCTCCCTAGACATGGCGGCGATCACGGGGGAATCCATGCCGGTGGAGGCCGGGCCCGGCGATGAGGTGTTCGCGGGGTCGATCAATGGCACCGGGGCCCTGGAAGTCAAGGTCACCGCCAGCGCCGAAGACAACTCGCTGGCCAAGATCGTCCGCATTGTGGAGGCCGAGCAGTCCCGCAAAGGTGCCAGCCAGCGACTCGCCGACGCCATAGCCAGGCCCCTGGTGCCCGCGATCATGGTCGTTGCCGCAGTCGTCGCCGCCCTCGGCAGCCTTCTCGGCGACCCGCGGGTATGGATCGAACGCGCCCTGGTCGTCCTGGTCGCGGCGTCGCCGTGCGCGTTGGCGATCGCGGTGCCGGTGACGGTGGTCGCCGCGATAGGCGCGGCCAGCAAACTCGGCGTACTGATCAAGGGCGGCGCAGCCCTCGAAGCCCTGGGACGCATCCGCCAGATCGCCCTGGACAAGACCGGCACCCTGACCCGCAACCGCCCCGTCGTCATCGACGTCGCCACCGCCGGCGGCGCCTCCCGCGACGAGGTGCTGGCGGTGGCCGCGGCCCTGGAAGCGCGCAGCGAACACCCCTTGGCCCGGGCGATCCTGGCCGCCGTCGCAGAGGTGACTGCGGCCGACTCAGTCGAGGCCGTCACCGGCGCCGGGCTGCGCGGCCACCTCAACGGCACCCCCGTGCGGCTCGGGCGCCCCGGATGGATCGCGCCGGGATCGCTCGCCGGTGACGTCGAGCGGATGCAGCAGGCCGGGGCAACCGCGGTGCTCATTGAGCGAGACGGCGTCGTGATCGGTGCGGTCGCGGTCCGCGACGAGCTACGACCCGAAGCACTCGAAGTCGTCTCCGCGTTACACCGCGATGGCTATCAGCTGGCGATGCTCACCGGTGACAACGAGCGCACAGCCCGCACCCTGGCCGCCGATGTCGGCATCGACACCGTGCATGCCGATCTGCGGCCCGAGGACAAGGCCCGGATCATCCAACAGCTGCGCGCCGCTTACCCCACGGCCATGGTCGGTGACGGTGTCAACGATGCCCCCGCGCTGGCTGCCGCCGATCTGGGCATCGCGATGGGCGCGATGGGCACCGACGTCGCCATCGAAACCGCCGATGTCGCGTTGATGGGTGAAGACCTCCGCAACCTGCCCAAAGCGCTGCGGCACGCCCGCCGTTCACGTCGGATCATGCTGCAGAACGTCGGCCTGTCATTGGCGATCGTCACCGTCCTGGTGCCGCTGGCACTTCTGGGAGTGCTCGGCCTGGCCGCGGTCGTCTTGGTCCACGAAGTCGCCGAGATCGTGGTCATCGCCAACGGCGTGCGCGCCGGCCGCACCCCACCCCTGGCCGCCCTCCCGCACCCGGACGGCCCCCGCGCAACCGCACAACCCGAAAACACCGTAAACAACCGAGCGGAAACGAGATGA